The Populus alba chromosome 6, ASM523922v2, whole genome shotgun sequence genome contains a region encoding:
- the LOC118048226 gene encoding probable galacturonosyltransferase 7, with the protein MKGYHNNHNQGKRRWRCLVIGVLFLVLLSMLVPLVFLLGLYHNGFHSTGHPSDPQTSSSASYIDQSNHVKQLIENFAPTLPKIHQVINFTSGAENKTTSSGSIHGTPAVPPAVPQPPLRRNNAVTTGTDEITKHKRSAFEESEKCELRFGGYCHWCDEHRESMKDFMVNKLKDQLFVARAYYPTIAKLLSQEKLTNEMRQNIQELERILSESSTDADLPPQIQKNLQKMENVIAKAKTFPVDCNNVDKKLRQILDLTEEETNFHMKQSAFLYQLAVQTMPKGLHCLSMRLLVEYFKSSVHDKELPLSERYSNPSLQHYVIFSTNLLAASVVINSTAVHARESGNLVFHVLTDGLNYFAMKLWFLRNTYKEAAVQVLNVENVTLKYHDKEALKSMSLPLEYRVSFHTVNNPPATHLRTEYVSVFSHTHYLIPSIFEKLKRVVVLDDDVVVQRDLSDLWNIDMGGKVNGALQLCSVRLGQLRTFLGKGSFDENSCAWMSGLNVIDLARWRELDLTKTYWKLGQEVSKGTGSTEAVALSTSLLTFQDLVYPLDGVWALSGLGHDYGIDVQAIKKAAVLHFNGQMKPWLELGIPKYKQYWKRFLNRDDLFLGECNVNP; encoded by the exons aTGAAAGGCTATCATAATAATCACAATCAAGGGAAAAGGCGATGGAGGTGTCTGGTGATAGGCGTGCTGTTCCTGGTGCTGCTTTCAATGCTCGTTCCTCTCGTCTTCTTGCTTGGCCTTTACCACAACGGTTTTCACTCCACCG GACACCCCTCTGATCCACAaacttcttcttctgcttcgtAT ATAGATCAGTCAAACCACGTGAAGCAACTTATTGAGAATTTTGCGCCAACTCTTCCTAAAATTCATCAA GTTATAAACTTTACAAGTGGAGCAGAAAATAAGACCACAAGTTCAGGTTCTATTCATG GTACTCCTGCGGTACCCCCAGCTGTACCTCAACCACCTCTCAGGAGAAAT AATGCTGTAACTACTGGTACAGATGAAATCACCAAGCACAAAAGAAGTGCATTTGAGGAAAGTGAAAAATGTGAGCTCAGATTTGGAGGCTATTGCCATTGGTGTGACGAGCATAGAGAAAGTATGAAGGATTTTATGGTTAATAAATTGAAGGACCAGCTTTTTGTGGCTAGAGCATATTATCCTACTATTGCAAAGCTTCTATCTCAAGAGAAGTTAACTAATGAAATGAGACAAAATATTCAAGAACTGGAGCGTATTCTTAGTGAAAGCTCAACAGATGCTGATCTTCCACCACA AATTCAGAAGAACTTACAGAAGATGGAAAATGTGATAGCCAAAGCTAAAACATTCCCTGTGGATTGTAATAACGTTGACAAGAAATTGAGACAGATACTTGATCTAACTGAGGAAGAAACTAACTTTCACATGAAGCAGAGTGCTTTCCTTTATCAACTTGCAGTGCAGACCATGCCAAAGGGTCTCCACTGCCTCTCTATGAGACTGCTTGTGGAATATTTTAAATCTTCTGTACATGATAAGGAGCTCCCTCTGTCTGAAAGATATTCAAATCCATCATTGCAACACTATGTTATATTCTCCACAAATCTACTTGCTGCTTCAGTTGTAATCAACTCCACTGCTGTGCATGCAAGA GAAAGTGGGAATCTGGTTTTTCATGTTCTGACAGATGGACTGAATTATTTTGCAATGAAACTATGGTTCCTAAGAAATACTTACAAGGAAGCTGCTGTCCAAGTCTTGAATGTTGAAAATGTTACCCTGAAATATCATGATAAGGAGGCTCTGAAAAGCATGTCTCTGCCTTTGGAGTATCGTGTGTCTTTCCATACTGTTAATAATCCACCAGCCACTCATTTAAGAACAGAATATGTATCTGTTTTTTCTCATACTCACTATCTCATTCCTAGTATATTTGAGAAGTTGAAGAGAGTTGTAGTTCTGGATGATGATGTTGTAGTCCAGCGGGACTTGTCTGACCTATGGAACATCGACATGGGAGGGAAAGTAAATGGTGCTTTACAGTTATGTTCAGTGCGGTTGGGTCAGCTAAGAACTTTTCTGGGAAAAGGCAGTTTTGATGAAAACTCGTGTGCTTGGATGTCCGGATTAAATGTTATTGATCTGGCTAGGTGGAGAGAGCTAGATCTTACTAAAACTTATTGGAAGCTGGGACAAGAG GTAAGCAAGGGAACAGGATCTACTGAAGCCGTTGCATTGAGCACAAGCTTGCTTACCTTTCAAGACCTGGTATATCCTCTTGATGGTGTATGGGCTTTGTCTGGACTGGGTCATGACTATGGGATTGATGTCCAAGCCATTAAGAAGGCTGCAGTGTTGCACTTTAATGGACAAATGAAACCATGGCTTGAGCTAGGAATCCCCAAGTATAAACAGTACTGGAAGAGGTTTCTAAACCGAGATGATCTATTCTTGGGTGAGTGCAATGTGAATCCATAA
- the LOC118048225 gene encoding leucine-rich repeat receptor protein kinase HPCA1 — translation MGLGGATSRLLLFLSFFTSGIHLLLSDTDPRDAAALKSLKSQWQNTPPSWDQSDDPCGAPWEGVTCSNSRITALGLSTMSLVGKLSGDIGGLAALRSLDLSFNSNLTGPLSPRLGDLLNLSILILAGCGFSGSIPDELGNLAKLSFLALNSNKFSGGIPPSLGKLSKLYWLDLADNQLTGTIPISKGTIPGLDLLLNAKHFHFNKNQLSGSLPPELFNSDMMLIHVLFDGNQLEGNIPSTICQVQSLEVLRLDRNSLDGEVPDNLNNLTNLNELNLAHNKLRGPFPNLSRMDALNYVDLSNNSFESSEAPDWFSTLPSLTTLVIEQGSLQGTFPSEVFSFPQIQQVLLRNNAFNGSFNMSVSISPQLQLVDLQNNQISSVTLTADYTNRLILVGNPVCIALSNTSYCQLQQQSTKPYSTSLANCGSKLCPIEQKLSPQSCECAYPYEGTLYFRGPSFRELSNDNTFHSLEMSLWNQLGLTPGSVFLQNPFFNVDDYLQVQVALFPPTGNFFNRSEIQRIGFALSNQTYKPPKYFGPYYFIASNYPFPGGSRGNSLSAGVVVGIGIGCGLLVMSLVGVGIYAIRQKKRAEKAIGLSKPFASWAPSGNDSGGAPQLKGARWFSYDELKKCTNNFSQSNEIGSGGYGKVYRGMLSDGQVVAIKRAQKGSMQGGLEFKTEIELLSRVHHKNLVGLVGFCFEQGEQMLVYEYMPNGTLRESLSGKSGIYLDWKRRLRIALGSARGLTYLHELADPPIIHRDVKTTNILLDENLTAKVADFGLSKLVSDISKGHVSTQVKGTLGYLDPEYYMTQQLTEKSDVYSFGVVMLELIIAKQPIEKGKYIVREVRTTMDRDDQEHHGLKEIMDPGIRNIGNLVGFRRFLELAMQCVEESAAERPPMSEVVKEIEMILKNDGMNTNSTTSASSSATDFGASGVGPLRHPYNDVLAKNKDVNSVDNDAFDHSGGSNLSGKAEST, via the exons ATGGGACTGGGCGGAGCCACTTCCCGGTTactcctcttcctctctttctttaCTTCAGGAATTCATCTCCTTCTCTCCGACACAGACCCTCGTGACG CGGCAGCACTCAAATCACTCAAGAGTCAATGGCAAAACACACCACCTAGCTGGGACCAGTCTGATGATCCATGTGGAGCACCCTGGGAAGGAGTCACATGCTCCAATTCAAGGATCACTGCATT GGGGTTATCAACCATGAGCCTCGTAGGGAAGCTAAGTGGTGATATTGGAGGACTGGCCGCATTGAGATCCTT GGACCTGTCATTTAACTCAAACCTCACAGGACCCCTCTCTCCACGGTTAGGAGACCTGCTGAACTTGAGCATCCT AATCCTTGCTGGTTGTGGCTTCAGCGGTAGCATTCCAGATGAGCTGGGCAATCTCGCCAAGCTATCCTTCTT GGCTCTCAACTCAAACAAGTTCTCCGGCGGAATCCCACCTTCCCTGGGTAAACTCTCCAAACTCTACTGGCTGGACCTTGCAGACAATCAGTTGACAGGAACCATCCCAATCTCGAAAGGCACCATCCCAGGCTTGGACCTGCTACTAAATGCTAAGCACTT CCATTTCAATAAAAACCAGCTTTCAGGTTCCCTTCCACCTGAACTTTTCAACTCTGATATGATGCTGATACACGT ATTGTTCGATGGGAACCAACTTGAAGGAAATATTCCGTCCACAATATGCCAAGTTCAGAGTCTTGAGGTTCT TCGACTTGACAGAAACTCTTTAGACGGGGAGGTCCCAGATAATTTGAACAACCTCACGAACCTCAACGAATT GAATTTAGCACACAATAAACTGAGAGGCCCGTTTCCAAATTTAAGTAGAATGGACGCCCTCAATTATGT GGATCTTAGCAACAATTCTTTCGAATCTTCAGAAGCTCCTGATTGGTTCTCAACCTTACCATCTCTCACCACCTT AGTCATAGAGCAAGGATCTCTTCAAGGGACTTTTCCATCAGAAGTCTTCAGTTTTCCTCAGATACAGCAAGT GTTGTTGAGGAATAATGCATTCAATGGCTCCTTCAACATGAGTGTCAGCATCAGTCCACAACTCCAACTTGTTGATCTGCAGAACAACCAGATTTCCTCCGTAACACTGACGGCTGATTACACAAACAGATTAAT ACTTGTAGGAAACCCGGTGTGCATTGCCCTCTCAAATACCAGTTACTGTCAACTCCAGCAACAGTCTACAAAGCCTTATTCCACTAGCCTTGCAAATTGTGGAAGTAAACTGTGTCCCATTGAACAGAAGCTCAGCCCTCAGAGTTGTGAATGTGCCTATCCATATGAAGGGACTCTGTACTTCAGAGGACCCTCCTTCCGGGAATTGTCCAATGATAATACGTTTCATTCACTAGAGATGTCACTTTGGAACCAGCTGGGCCTAACTCCTGGCTCAGTTTTTCTTCAGAACCCTTTTTTTAACGTTGACGACTACCTTCAGGTGCAGGTCGCGCTATTTCCACCCActggaaatttttttaataggtcTGAAATTCAGAGGATTGGATTTGCCCTGAGCAACCAAACGTACAAGCCTCCCAAATATTTTGGGCCCTACTATTTTATTGCATCGAATTACCCTTTTCCAG GTGGTTCCAGAGGAAATTCTTTGAGCGCTGGTGTGGTTGTTGGGATAGGAATTGGCTGTGGCTTACTGGTTATGAGCCTTGTCGGGGTAGGGATATATGCAATTCGTCAGAAGAAACGTGCAGAAAAAGCTATTGGATTAAGTAAACCATTTG CTTCCTGGGCTCCGAGTGGCAATGATAGTGGCGGGGCACCTCAGTTGAAGGGAGCAAGATGGTTCTCTTATGATGAACTTAAAAAGTGCACTAACAACTTTTCGCAAAGTAATGAGATAGGTTCTGGAGGCTATGGAAAG GTGTATAGAGGAATGCTTTCTGATGGCCAAGTTGTGGCAATCAAAAGAGCTCAGAAAGGATCAATGCAGGGAGGGCTCGAGTTCAAGACTGAAATCGAGTTGCTATCACGGGTCCATCACAAGAACCTTGTTGGTCTtgtgggtttttgttttgaacaaGGAGAACAGATGCTAGTCTATGAATACATGCCTAATGGAACATTGCGGGAAAGCTTGTCAG GAAAGTCTGGGATTTATCTTGACTGGAAAAGGAGGCTTCGCATTGCTCTTGGCTCGGCTAGAGGATTAACTTACTTGCACGAGCTTGCGGACCCTCCTATAATCCACAGAGACGTCAAGACCACCAACATTCTGTTGGATGAAAACTTGACTGCAAAGGTTGCTGATTTTGGCCTGTCAAAGCTGGTATCAGACATCTCAAAAGGACATGTTTCAACTCAGGTTAAAGGCACCCTG GGTTATCTGGATCCAGAATATTACATGACACAGCAATTAACGGAGAAGAGCGACGTGTACAGTTTTGGGGTGGTCATGCTTGAACTGATAATAGCAAAGCAGCCTATAGAGAAAGGGAAGTACATTGTCCGGGAAGTAAGAACGACAATGGACAGGGATGATCAAGAGCACCATGGATTGAAAGAAATAATGGATCCAGGCATTAGAAACATTGGGAATCTTGTAGGATTTAGGAGGTTTTTGGAATTGGCAATGCAGTGTGTTGAAGAGTCAGCAGCAGAACGTCCACCAATGAGTGAGGTGGTGAAGGAAATAGAAATGATACTGAAAAATGATGGGATGAACACGAACTCAACCACATCAGCATCTTCTTCTGCTACAGACTTTGGAGCTTCAGGAGTTGGTCCTCTTAGACATCCTTACAATGATGTTTTAGCTAAGAATAAGGATGTTAACAGCGTCGACAACGATGCCTTTGATCACAGTGGTGGCTCCAACCTCTCAGGAAAAGCTGAATCAACGTAG